Proteins co-encoded in one Fusarium musae strain F31 chromosome 3, whole genome shotgun sequence genomic window:
- a CDS encoding hypothetical protein (EggNog:ENOG41): MAPNLKSVVSKNIRDHTTRTVLRKALEERDGKILDQSPETAAMIRDWESFGEKRGRQSLETVDKAIQEKKPDVDSMTDEELSRISIRISSVEEESGDQSDEKVKDEETAKFDQYKHHQFIQRWGLFQDSDGRDEEWFIPDPPVLEQTDAEYLCDMCRHIDFRVLLSQRGLPGNQLPGQSRISVYGIPKVMDEDSHCSFCRLIRKTVIQDGILADVHPDDWPGMQLSISTLDDGPEFALRLEVEFSDLDHSKVSRFVIHPVQSERSQSKPLQGLVVQNDAADILRLRQWLQACNKDHKSAETDSTEYLKPLMGTLRVIDTVDNCVKEVDTPCDYICLSYVWGTGSQTQYTTQTKDQLSRPGGLGNSVELPQTIIDAIKVTRELGIRYIWIDALCITQDDKDDKARIITNMGTIYANAMLSIMASSNVNPTDGLPGVRVLRSKEQSIEQLQGLTLAVAFQDARQRYFDIEDNLWNTRAWTFQERVLSRRSVYFTDAQMCFVCPHGACFEDTVPVSDPISYTITPFNDHLQLTSRVHNLWMRIWSDPTQAAYINKAFATEDDMTIFIGEDPTTSEASEDGAPLYKSKAIPSSDTIDAPLIKGYTLWEAYAHAVDAYTKRNMTWQSDAVNAFIGIADLIRCGTNTKFWHAMPEFALTRSLLWYPREPLSRRRSPDGKILFPSWTWAAWQGHVTYRGRGFHNAVCYAPVSMIMWLKSATVDEFMETFVQVERTQEEIDEKRRQAENSRLLLHKTDLWSLLHIDCYEHGWAVEHNEDRNEHLFMHEAYPGMKFEFPINLPDEPIVELPFEDTLYFRAKAVSVRLCEKPSESYLSSPIQDNFIQIGVNDEDRSASNRRPWQRILYHQGYRAGSLSLNVSLEQLNIPSTAEEVQDSPVKYILVAISRDSLSYVAPPPIGWEMYWDGDPMRMQYEILQEEWLQRRRLPDTPDESVKPSTEKINETGDPRWDMGRFGTTSVLDVCNVLLLRETRDGISERVGVGKINYSAFFAAKPEPDVFYLR, from the coding sequence ATGGCGCCGAACCTGAAATCAGTCGTTTCCAAAAACATTCGCGACCATACCACAAGAACAGTACTCAGAAAAGCCCtagaagaaagagatggaAAGATCTTGGACCAATCACCAGAGACTGCGGCTATGATCCGTGATTGGGAGAGTTTCGGCGAGAAAAGGGGAAGACAAAGTCTCGAGACTGTCGATAAGGCCAtacaagaaaagaaaccagATGTTGATAGTATGACGGATGAAGAGCTGAGTCGAATCAGCATCCGTATTTCTTCCGTTGAGGAAGAATCTGGAGACCAGTCGGATGAGAAAGTCAAGGACGAAGAGACGGCCAAGTTTGATCAGTATAAGCATCATCAGTTTATACAAAGATGGGGGTTGTTTCAAGACTCTGATGGCCGTGATGAGGAGTGGTTTATTCCTGATCCTCCTGTTCTTGAACAGACGGATGCTGAATATTTGTGCGATATGTGTCGACACATTGATTTCAGAGTGCTTCTATCTCAACGAGGTCTACCGGGAAATCAATTACCAGGACAGTCCCGCATCTCTGTGTATGGCATTCCCAAGGTCATGGATGAGGATAGCCATTGTTCCTTCTGCAGATTGATCCGGAAGACGGTTATTCAGGATGGGATACTCGCGGATGTTCATCCTGATGATTGGCCAGGGATGCAGTTGAGTATCAGCACCTTGGACGACGGGCCGGAGTTTGCTCTAAGGCTGGAAGTAGAATTCTCGGATCTTGACCATTCAAAGGTTTCAAGATTTGTGATACATCCAGTGCAGAGCGAGAGGAGTCAGTCAAAGCCTCTTCAGGGTCTCGTGGTTCAAAATGATGCTGCTGATATACTTCGCCTTCGACAGTGGCTTCAGGCGTGCAACAAGGATCATAAATCAGCAGAAACTGATTCTACTGAATATCTAAAACCTCTCATGGGCACGCTACGAGTTATCGACACCGTCGATAATTGTGTGAAGGAGGTCGATACACCATGTGACTACATCTGCCTTTCTTATGTCTGGGGGACTGGAAGTCAGACACAGTATACTACCCAAACAAAAGACCAGCTTAGCAGACCTGGAGGTCTAGGTAACAGCGTCGAACTTCCGCAAACTATTATTGATGCTATCAAGGTCACGAGAGAGCTCGGTATCCGCTATATTTGGATCGATGCTTTATGCATCACGCAAGATGACAAGGACGATAAAGCTAGGATTATTACAAACATGGGGACTATCTACGCCAATGCTATGCTTTCAatcatggcttcttccaACGTCAATCCCACCGACGGACTACCAGGCGTTAGAGTTCTTCGATCAAAAGAGCAAAGCATAGAACAGCTCCAGGGACTCACTCTTGCCGTCGCATTCCAAGATGCCAGACAAAGATATTTCGATATCGAAGATAACCTATGGAACACTAGAGCGTGGACCTTCCAAGAACGAGTCCTCTCAAGACGATCAGTTTACTTTACCGACGCTCAGATGTGCTTTGTTTGTCCCCATGGAGCCTGCTTCGAAGACACTGTTCCTGTCTCTGACCCAATTTCATACACGATCACGCCTTTCAATGACCATCTCCAACTGACATCTCGAGTCCACAACCTATGGATGCGTATATGGTCAGACCCAACCCAGGCCGCGTATATCAACAAAGCTTTCGCAACAGAAGATGACATGACGATTTTTATCGGCGAAGATCCAACTACCAGCGAAGCTTCAGAGGATGGTGCTCCGTTATACAAATCAAAGGCTATCCCGAGCTCAGATACAATCGACGCACCTCTTATCAAGGGGTATACACTCTGGGAAGCGTACGCTCACGCTGTCGATGCTTATACAAAGAGAAACATGACGTGGCAATCCGACGCCGTGAATGCCTTTATCGGTATTGCAGACCTTATCCGCTGCGGCACAAATACCAAGTTCTGGCACGCCATGCCGGAATTTGCTCTCACAAGATCTCTCTTATGGTATCCCAGAGAACCCCTTTCTCGAAGACGATCACCAGATGGAAAGATTTTGTTTCCCAGTTGGACATGGGCAGCTTGGCAAGGGCACGTTACATACCGTGGCAGAGGTTTCCATAACGCTGTGTGCTATGCCCCGGTCAGCATGATAATGTGGCTTAAATCAGCTACTGTCGACGAATTCATGGAGACGTTTGTGCAAGTGGAGAGAACGCAAGAGGAAATTGACGAGAAGAGACGTCAAGCTGAGAATTCGCGTCTATTGCTGCACAAGACTGATCTTTGGTCGCTTTTGCATATTGACTGCTACGAGCATGGATGGGCGGTTGAGCACAATGAGGACCGAAATGAACATCTCTTTATGCATGAGGCGTATCCGGGCATGAAATTTGAGTTTCCGATTAATCTTCCTGACGAGCCTATCGTGGAGTTGCCCTTCGAAGATACCTTGTACTTTCGTGCCAAAGCGGTGTCGGTTCGACTATGCGAGAAGCCCTCTGAGTCGTATTTGTCGTCACCTATACAGGACAACTTCATCCAGATAGGAGTCAACGATGAAGACAGGTCAGCCAGTAACCGTCGACCGTGGCAGCGTATCCTCTACCATCAAGGCTATCGCGCTGGGAGCTTGAGTCTCAACGTTTCGCTTGAACAGCTCAACATCCCTTCGACGGCTGAAGAAGTCCAGGATTCTCCAGTAAAGTACATCCTCGTGGCCATATCTCGCGACAGTCTCTCATACGTTGCACCTCCACCCATCGGGTGGGAGATGTACTGGGATGGTGATCCGATGAGAATGCAGTATGAAATTCTCCAAGAAGAGTGGCTGCAAAGAAGACGCTTGCCTGATACACCTGATGAGAGCGTGAAGCCAAGTACTGAGAAGATTAATGAGACTGGTGATCCGCGATGGGATATGGGTCGGTTTGGAACCACCAGTGTGCTGGATGTTTGTAATGTGCTCTTGCTCAGAGAAACGAGGGATGGGATATCGGAGAGAGTTGGCGTTGGGAAGATCAATTACTCGGCTTTCTTTGCTGCgaagcctgagcctgatgTGTTCTATTTGAGATAA